One genomic region from Candidatus Eremiobacterota bacterium encodes:
- a CDS encoding gamma carbonic anhydrase family protein, which translates to MIIEYRGKRPKVAASAFVAPTAVLIGDVEVGEEASIWFGTVIRGDNGPIRIHARANVQDNSVVHVSENCETVIEEDVTVGHCAILEDCRIERGALIGTNAVVLNGAKVGEQTLIAAGAVVAPYAQIPPRVVAAGAPAVVKKQLEGAAVGWVEHAGKEYVALSRSYLRHGIGDPEMHEVAETNAAP; encoded by the coding sequence ATGATCATCGAATATCGCGGCAAGCGGCCGAAGGTCGCCGCCTCGGCGTTCGTCGCGCCGACGGCGGTGCTGATCGGCGACGTCGAGGTCGGCGAGGAAGCCTCGATCTGGTTCGGGACCGTGATTCGCGGCGACAACGGGCCGATCCGCATCCACGCGCGCGCGAACGTGCAGGACAACTCGGTCGTGCACGTCAGCGAGAACTGCGAGACGGTGATCGAGGAAGACGTCACCGTCGGCCACTGCGCGATCCTGGAAGACTGCCGGATCGAGCGCGGCGCGCTGATCGGGACGAACGCGGTGGTGCTCAACGGCGCGAAGGTCGGCGAGCAGACCTTGATCGCGGCCGGGGCGGTCGTCGCACCCTACGCGCAGATCCCGCCGCGCGTCGTCGCCGCCGGCGCGCCGGCGGTCGTGAAGAAACAGCTCGAGGGCGCGGCGGTCGGCTGGGTCGAGCACGCGGGCAAAGAGTACGTCGCGCTCTCGCGGTCGTACTTGCGCCACGGGATCGGCGATCCGGAGATGCACGAGGTCGCCGAGACGAACGCCGCACCGTAG
- a CDS encoding putative sulfate exporter family transporter, translating to MLPGILCAAAVAALAFVCARFVPLVGAPVFAIVFGVAIRTLAPLPVVLRPGLAFSSRTVLQTAIVVSGLTLSMAVVVRTGLGTLPVTLGTVAVALVLAPLLGRMLKLRKALHTLIGVGTAICGASAIAAVATVIEPDESEIALAIATVFFYNVVAVLVFPPIGHALQLSQSSFGLWAGTAINDTSSVVAAGFAYGKEAGQYATIVKLTRATLVLPIVAALALQRARAARTASRTIPWRQIVPWFIVWFLCAVLVNSTGIIPPSSHDAIATAAIFLISTALAAIGLQTELASLLRTGAGPLLLGFLLWVAVALSSLALQRALGL from the coding sequence GTGCTGCCGGGGATCCTGTGCGCGGCGGCGGTCGCCGCGCTCGCGTTCGTCTGCGCGCGCTTCGTGCCGCTGGTCGGCGCGCCGGTCTTCGCGATCGTCTTCGGCGTCGCGATTCGCACGCTGGCGCCGCTCCCCGTCGTGCTCCGGCCCGGGCTCGCGTTCTCGTCGCGGACGGTGCTGCAGACCGCGATCGTCGTCTCCGGCTTGACGCTTTCCATGGCGGTCGTCGTGCGCACCGGGCTCGGCACGCTTCCCGTCACGCTCGGCACCGTTGCGGTCGCGCTGGTCCTCGCGCCGCTCCTCGGCCGCATGCTGAAGCTGCGGAAAGCACTGCACACCCTGATCGGCGTCGGTACCGCGATCTGCGGCGCGTCCGCGATCGCCGCCGTCGCGACGGTGATCGAGCCCGACGAGTCGGAGATCGCGCTCGCGATCGCGACGGTCTTCTTCTACAACGTCGTCGCCGTGCTGGTGTTCCCGCCGATCGGCCACGCGCTGCAGCTCTCGCAAAGCTCGTTCGGCTTGTGGGCGGGGACCGCGATTAACGACACCTCGTCGGTCGTCGCCGCCGGCTTCGCGTACGGCAAGGAAGCCGGCCAGTACGCGACGATCGTGAAGCTGACGCGCGCGACGCTGGTCTTGCCGATCGTCGCCGCGCTCGCCCTCCAGCGCGCCCGCGCGGCGCGCACAGCGAGCCGCACGATCCCGTGGCGGCAGATCGTCCCCTGGTTCATCGTGTGGTTCCTGTGCGCGGTGCTGGTGAACAGCACCGGGATCATTCCGCCCTCATCGCACGACGCGATCGCAACCGCGGCAATCTTCCTGATCAGCACCGCGCTGGCCGCGATCGGCCTGCAAACGGAGCTCGCGTCGCTGCTGCGCACCGGCGCGGGCCCACTGCTGCTGGGGTTCTTGCTGTGGGTCGCGGTTGCGCTGTCGTCTCTGGCGCTTCAGCGCGCGCTGGGCCTGTAG
- a CDS encoding VOC family protein has translation MDGAQNPVQASAIVPAQLTLGVADIDATERFYRNVLGIDVVRRGDAVRISFGEFTLVFEHAPPTERAKFELGLRVADVATLDAIAERVGTATYARDGGGRALFVTDPDHYTIEIFAR, from the coding sequence GTGGACGGAGCGCAGAACCCGGTGCAGGCCAGCGCGATCGTCCCGGCGCAGCTGACGCTCGGCGTCGCCGACATCGACGCGACGGAGCGCTTCTACCGCAACGTGCTCGGCATAGACGTCGTGCGGCGCGGCGACGCGGTCCGCATCTCCTTCGGCGAGTTCACGCTGGTGTTCGAGCACGCGCCGCCGACCGAGCGCGCGAAGTTCGAGCTGGGGCTGCGGGTCGCTGACGTCGCGACTCTCGACGCGATCGCGGAGCGCGTCGGCACGGCAACGTACGCGCGCGACGGCGGCGGTCGCGCGCTCTTCGTCACCGACCCGGACCATTACACGATCGAGATCTTCGCGCGCTGA
- the dnaB gene encoding replicative DNA helicase: MALLGSVLVDKEMMATVSEIVQPSDFYASLHESIYLALYALYERGEPLDKVALAEELRNRGMLDKIGGMAYLNSLMDTVPTAASAEYYARIVREKSSLRQLIHAGTQITQLGYESEDDVPAAIDRAEQVVYEVGNRSEHNAFATVPSMLLPVFQALERRHEQKGDRTGVTSGFRDIDDYTAGWQPGNLVILAARPAMGKTSLALNMAVAAAKDEKRPIAVFSLEMTKQELVERLLSSEAKLDASKLRRGAIADRDWEKIGHAMGVLHELPIYLDDSGAVTVTEIRSRLRRLKSAFGLSLVIIDYLQLVRPATLGRQVNRNEELSDICRILKATAKDLECPIIALAQLNRAVETRADKRPLLSDLRDSGAIEQEADIVSFLYRDVYYNKETSPDPDSTEMIIAKHRNGKVGTVKLRFQPEHTLFVPYGDESHYPNP; this comes from the coding sequence ATGGCGCTGCTCGGCTCGGTCCTGGTCGACAAGGAGATGATGGCGACGGTCAGCGAGATCGTGCAGCCGTCCGACTTCTACGCCTCGCTGCACGAGTCGATCTATCTGGCGCTGTACGCGCTCTACGAGCGCGGCGAGCCGCTCGACAAGGTCGCGCTGGCCGAGGAGCTCCGCAATCGCGGGATGCTCGACAAGATCGGCGGGATGGCGTACCTCAACTCGCTGATGGACACCGTGCCGACGGCCGCGTCGGCCGAGTACTACGCGCGCATCGTGCGCGAGAAGTCTTCGCTGCGCCAGCTCATCCACGCGGGGACGCAGATCACGCAGCTCGGCTACGAGTCGGAGGACGACGTCCCGGCGGCGATCGACCGTGCCGAGCAGGTCGTCTACGAAGTCGGCAACCGCAGCGAGCACAACGCGTTCGCGACGGTGCCCTCGATGCTGCTTCCGGTCTTCCAGGCGCTCGAGCGGCGGCACGAGCAGAAGGGCGACCGCACCGGTGTGACGTCGGGCTTCCGCGACATCGACGACTACACCGCGGGCTGGCAGCCGGGAAATTTGGTGATCCTGGCCGCGCGCCCCGCGATGGGCAAAACCTCGCTCGCGCTGAACATGGCCGTCGCCGCGGCGAAGGACGAGAAGCGCCCGATCGCCGTGTTTTCGCTCGAGATGACGAAGCAGGAGCTGGTCGAGCGCCTTCTCTCCTCGGAAGCGAAGCTGGACGCCTCGAAGCTCCGGCGCGGCGCGATCGCCGACCGCGACTGGGAGAAGATCGGTCACGCGATGGGCGTGCTCCACGAGCTGCCGATCTATCTCGACGACTCCGGCGCCGTGACGGTGACGGAGATCCGCTCGCGCCTGCGCCGCTTGAAATCCGCGTTCGGCTTGTCGTTGGTGATCATCGACTACCTGCAGCTCGTCCGCCCCGCGACGCTCGGCCGCCAAGTGAACCGCAACGAAGAGCTCTCCGACATCTGCCGCATCCTCAAAGCGACGGCCAAGGATCTCGAGTGCCCGATCATCGCGCTCGCGCAGCTCAACCGCGCCGTCGAAACCCGCGCCGACAAACGCCCGCTCCTCTCAGACTTGCGCGATTCGGGGGCTATCGAGCAGGAAGCGGATATTGTTTCGTTCTTGTACCGGGACGTGTACTACAACAAGGAGACGTCGCCGGATCCTGATTCGACCGAGATGATCATCGCCAAGCACCGGAACGGCAAAGTTGGTACCGTCAAGCTGCGATTCCAGCCGGAACACACGCTGTTCGTGCCGTACGGCGACGAGTCGCACTACCCGAACCCGTAG
- the lonC gene encoding Lon family ATP-dependent protease, with protein MRMSADEKLRREIVALYDLLTEALGTEKVVMRAGKLNTLREMRSPAIPDRLLALQRLVFEDPSLETRPAKAQYKKVIGEIEDRLADLIAHRTVGDQIEARINAKMVQRHQEFLRELKLEALREESGPETPATQQRLHDLEALDARGLARAALDVLRPKSLDQVVGQEAAVKALIAKLASPYPQHVILYGPPGVGKTTVARLALELAKARPHAPFAAAAPFVEAAGTTLRYDQRETTNPLLGSVHDPIYQGARRDFAEGAVPEPKLGLVTKAHGGVLFIDEIGEMDPPMQARLLKVLEDKRVTFESSYYDEHDPNVPAYVKKLFRDGAPADFVLIGATTRDPEAIDAAIRSRCAAVYFEPLTGTQVARIVREAAQRLGAKTVRRVAELIASYTIEGRKAVQILADAYGHALERAGGTRGATVREEDVLEVVQAGRIVQHTPARARRVREVGKAHGLGVLQYVGSIVEIEAAAFPAREERKGTVRFNDTAGTMARDAVFNAASVIRAVAGIDPADHDLHVNVVGGGNIDGPSAGLAFFLALYSALTREGLPQDVAVTGEVSLAGSVRGVGGIVEKLYAARQAGMRAIIVPRENARELDAAPEGIELIAVANVAEALAVLGLRVPAPPALRARRSRKASR; from the coding sequence ATGCGAATGAGCGCCGACGAGAAGCTCCGCCGTGAGATCGTGGCGCTCTACGACCTTCTGACGGAAGCACTGGGCACCGAGAAGGTCGTCATGCGCGCCGGCAAGCTGAACACGCTCAGAGAGATGCGCTCGCCGGCGATTCCCGACCGTCTGCTGGCGCTGCAGCGTTTGGTCTTCGAGGACCCGTCGCTCGAGACGCGGCCGGCGAAAGCGCAATACAAAAAGGTGATCGGCGAGATCGAGGACCGGCTCGCCGATCTCATCGCGCACCGCACCGTCGGCGACCAGATCGAGGCGCGGATCAACGCCAAGATGGTGCAGCGCCACCAGGAGTTTCTGCGCGAGCTGAAGCTGGAAGCGCTGCGCGAGGAGAGCGGCCCGGAGACGCCGGCGACGCAGCAGCGCCTGCACGACCTCGAAGCGCTCGACGCGCGCGGGCTCGCGCGCGCGGCGCTCGACGTGCTGCGCCCGAAGTCGCTCGACCAGGTCGTCGGCCAGGAAGCCGCGGTCAAGGCGCTGATCGCGAAGCTCGCCTCGCCGTACCCGCAGCACGTGATCCTGTACGGGCCGCCCGGCGTCGGAAAGACCACCGTCGCGCGGCTGGCGCTCGAGCTCGCCAAAGCGCGCCCGCACGCGCCGTTCGCCGCGGCCGCGCCGTTCGTCGAAGCCGCCGGTACGACGCTGCGCTACGACCAGCGCGAGACGACGAACCCGCTGCTGGGGAGCGTCCACGACCCGATCTACCAGGGCGCGCGGCGCGACTTCGCCGAGGGCGCCGTCCCCGAGCCGAAGCTGGGGCTGGTGACGAAGGCGCACGGCGGCGTGCTCTTCATCGACGAGATCGGCGAGATGGACCCGCCGATGCAGGCGCGGCTGCTGAAAGTCTTGGAAGACAAGCGCGTCACGTTCGAGTCGTCGTACTACGACGAGCACGACCCGAACGTGCCCGCGTACGTCAAGAAGCTCTTCCGCGACGGCGCGCCGGCCGACTTCGTGCTGATCGGCGCGACGACGCGCGATCCGGAGGCGATCGACGCGGCGATCCGCTCGCGCTGCGCGGCGGTGTACTTCGAGCCGCTCACCGGGACGCAGGTCGCGCGGATCGTCCGCGAAGCGGCGCAGCGGCTCGGCGCGAAGACCGTCCGGCGCGTCGCCGAGCTGATCGCCTCGTACACGATCGAAGGCCGCAAGGCGGTGCAGATCCTCGCCGACGCGTACGGCCACGCGCTCGAGCGGGCCGGCGGGACGCGCGGCGCGACGGTGCGCGAGGAAGACGTGCTCGAGGTCGTGCAGGCCGGCCGGATCGTGCAGCACACGCCGGCGCGCGCGCGCCGTGTGCGGGAGGTCGGGAAGGCGCACGGTCTGGGCGTGCTGCAGTACGTGGGCTCGATCGTCGAGATCGAGGCGGCGGCGTTTCCGGCGCGCGAGGAGCGCAAGGGAACGGTGCGCTTCAACGACACGGCCGGGACGATGGCGCGCGACGCGGTCTTCAACGCCGCCTCGGTGATTCGCGCGGTCGCCGGGATCGATCCGGCCGACCACGACCTGCACGTCAACGTCGTCGGCGGCGGAAACATCGACGGGCCGTCGGCAGGGCTCGCGTTTTTCCTGGCGCTCTACAGCGCGCTCACGCGCGAAGGCTTGCCGCAGGACGTGGCGGTGACCGGCGAAGTCTCGCTCGCGGGCAGCGTCCGTGGAGTCGGTGGAATTGTGGAGAAATTGTACGCCGCGCGCCAGGCCGGGATGAGAGCGATTATCGTTCCGCGCGAGAACGCGCGCGAACTTGACGCTGCGCCCGAGGGAATCGAGCTGATCGCCGTCGCAAACGTCGCGGAAGCGCTCGCCGTACTCGGCCTGCGCGTCCCCGCGCCGCCGGCGCTTCGCGCACGCAGATCACGAAAAGCTTCACGTTGA
- a CDS encoding 50S ribosomal protein L9 gives MKVILTGDVKPLGTRGSVVDVKDGYANNYLFPQKLAVVATPGAMKQLEQQQSAKKRKQAEEVANAQDVATQLEEAVIRVAAKAGGNGRLFGTVTNAQVADALHEQLGVTIDRHKIEMKDGIKALGTYPVEIRLGNNIVAKSAVQVVALK, from the coding sequence GTGAAGGTCATTCTCACCGGCGACGTCAAGCCGCTCGGCACCCGCGGCTCGGTCGTCGACGTCAAGGACGGGTACGCGAACAACTATCTGTTCCCGCAGAAGCTGGCGGTCGTTGCGACGCCGGGCGCGATGAAGCAGCTCGAGCAGCAGCAGAGCGCCAAGAAGCGGAAGCAGGCCGAAGAGGTCGCCAACGCTCAGGACGTCGCAACGCAGCTCGAGGAAGCGGTGATCCGCGTCGCCGCGAAGGCCGGCGGCAACGGCCGGCTGTTCGGGACGGTCACCAACGCGCAGGTCGCCGACGCGCTGCACGAGCAGCTCGGCGTCACGATCGACCGCCACAAGATCGAGATGAAGGACGGCATCAAGGCGCTCGGCACGTACCCGGTCGAGATTCGTCTGGGCAACAACATCGTCGCCAAGTCCGCGGTGCAGGTCGTCGCGCTGAAGTAA
- a CDS encoding 30S ribosomal protein S18 — MPAPKGKRAAAKKDRRPKRKVCTFCAERLEDLDYKDTTRLRKYISERGKILPRRISGNCASHQRALTRAVKRARIIAILPFVVQ, encoded by the coding sequence ATGCCTGCCCCCAAAGGCAAGCGCGCGGCGGCGAAAAAAGATCGCCGGCCCAAGCGCAAGGTCTGCACGTTCTGCGCGGAACGCCTCGAAGACCTCGACTACAAAGACACCACGCGCCTGCGCAAGTACATCAGCGAGCGCGGAAAGATCCTGCCGCGCCGCATCTCCGGCAACTGCGCCTCGCACCAGCGCGCGCTGACGCGCGCCGTGAAGCGCGCCCGCATCATCGCCATCCTCCCGTTCGTCGTTCAGTAA
- a CDS encoding FAD-binding oxidoreductase, producing MSELTGRVLDAQSPGWEAARHNFKAALDYGKLVPRCVVFCQDAQDACNAVRFARENKLPLRARSGRHSYEGYSLVNDGVIVDVSDLDMIRVDAKAGTARLGAGVYCIDLHEQLYDVGLTIPAASGASVGFAGLALGGGFGVTSRKYGLTCDNVIGVELVNAQGELVYASATENPDLYWAHRGGGGGNFGIVTAFDVTVKPIGLVAICNITWQWSSFLAVVDAFQKWGPTAPDNLSVFLRLAVGDTHEDGVITLFGQLTPDSPAELATFSALLAPMLSAAPPTGVQVQMLPYSAAAAFFAGVNPQKPEWLISPHNDTQLFKSTSAVAYKPFPPEALQLLKARIETAPLQTFWDTNEPSMIQLLAGGGAPSRVPIDGTAVMHRDAVFVVQYDAYWTDPADEDAAVSWIEGVRTAMLPYANHAYVNYVDHFIEDYLDAYYGPNLPKLVEVKAKYDPDNFFNFPQSIPTKLPR from the coding sequence ATGAGTGAGCTGACCGGACGCGTTCTCGACGCGCAGAGCCCCGGATGGGAAGCGGCACGGCATAACTTCAAAGCCGCGCTGGACTACGGCAAGCTGGTTCCGCGCTGCGTCGTCTTCTGCCAAGACGCGCAGGACGCGTGCAACGCGGTGCGGTTCGCGCGCGAGAACAAGCTGCCGCTGCGCGCGCGGTCAGGGCGGCACAGCTACGAAGGGTACTCGCTGGTGAACGACGGGGTGATCGTCGACGTCAGCGACCTCGACATGATCCGCGTCGACGCCAAGGCGGGGACGGCGCGGCTCGGCGCGGGCGTCTACTGCATCGACCTGCACGAGCAGCTCTATGACGTCGGGCTGACGATCCCGGCGGCGAGCGGCGCGAGCGTCGGGTTCGCCGGGCTCGCGCTCGGCGGCGGTTTCGGCGTGACGTCGCGAAAGTACGGCTTGACCTGCGACAACGTGATCGGCGTCGAGCTCGTCAACGCCCAAGGCGAGCTGGTCTACGCGAGCGCTACGGAAAATCCCGATCTCTACTGGGCGCACCGCGGCGGCGGCGGCGGCAACTTCGGCATCGTCACCGCGTTCGACGTCACCGTGAAACCGATCGGGCTGGTGGCCATCTGCAACATCACCTGGCAGTGGTCGAGCTTCCTGGCCGTCGTCGACGCCTTCCAGAAGTGGGGCCCGACCGCACCCGACAACCTCTCGGTGTTCTTGCGGCTCGCGGTCGGCGACACGCACGAGGACGGCGTCATCACGCTGTTCGGACAACTCACCCCGGACTCGCCGGCCGAGCTCGCGACGTTCAGCGCGCTGCTCGCGCCGATGCTCTCGGCCGCGCCGCCGACCGGCGTGCAGGTGCAGATGCTGCCGTACTCGGCCGCCGCGGCGTTCTTCGCGGGCGTCAACCCGCAGAAGCCGGAGTGGCTGATCAGCCCACACAACGACACGCAGCTCTTCAAGAGCACCTCGGCGGTCGCGTACAAACCGTTCCCGCCCGAAGCGCTCCAGCTGCTCAAGGCCCGGATCGAGACCGCGCCGCTGCAGACGTTCTGGGACACCAACGAGCCGAGCATGATCCAGCTGCTCGCCGGCGGCGGCGCGCCCTCACGCGTCCCGATCGACGGGACCGCGGTGATGCACCGCGACGCGGTCTTCGTCGTGCAGTACGACGCGTACTGGACCGACCCGGCCGACGAAGACGCGGCGGTCAGCTGGATCGAAGGCGTGCGCACCGCGATGCTGCCGTACGCCAACCACGCCTACGTGAACTACGTCGACCACTTCATCGAAGACTATCTCGACGCGTACTACGGGCCGAACTTGCCGAAGCTGGTCGAGGTGAAGGCCAAATACGACCCGGACAACTTCTTCAACTTCCCGCAGAGCATCCCGACGAAGCTGCCTCGATAA
- a CDS encoding polyphosphate kinase 2 family protein → MEYRKKFVVEPGSKVRLDRVDPSYTGQFDCEDEVKAKIDKDLDRLRDLQQKLYAEHRRALLVVLQGLDAGGKDGTVRHVFSGLNPLGASAHAFKEPTAEEQAHDFLWRVHKLTPAHGHVGIFNRSHYEDVLVVRVHELVPKDVWSKRYERINEFEKNLAQSGTRIVKFFLHISKEEQLRRFEQRLTDPQKRWKISEADYAERACWDDYVHAYEDALERCSTERAPWYVIPADHKWFRNFAVARIVADTLDEMDIRIPPPSVDIAEMRRKYHEAACG, encoded by the coding sequence GTGGAGTATCGCAAGAAGTTCGTCGTGGAGCCGGGAAGCAAGGTGCGGCTCGACCGGGTCGATCCGTCGTACACCGGCCAGTTCGACTGCGAAGACGAGGTCAAGGCGAAGATCGATAAGGATCTCGACCGGTTGCGCGATCTGCAGCAAAAGCTCTACGCCGAGCACCGGCGCGCGCTGCTGGTGGTGCTCCAGGGCCTGGACGCGGGCGGCAAGGACGGCACCGTGCGCCACGTCTTCAGCGGGCTGAACCCGCTCGGCGCGTCGGCGCACGCGTTCAAGGAGCCGACGGCGGAAGAGCAGGCGCACGACTTTCTGTGGCGCGTGCACAAGCTGACGCCGGCGCACGGCCACGTCGGCATCTTCAACCGCTCGCACTACGAGGACGTGCTGGTCGTGCGGGTGCACGAGCTGGTGCCGAAAGACGTCTGGTCGAAGCGCTACGAGCGGATCAACGAGTTCGAGAAGAACCTCGCGCAGTCGGGGACGCGCATCGTCAAGTTCTTCCTGCACATCAGCAAGGAAGAGCAGCTGCGCCGGTTCGAGCAGCGGCTCACCGATCCGCAGAAGCGGTGGAAGATCAGCGAGGCGGACTACGCCGAGCGCGCCTGCTGGGACGACTACGTGCACGCATATGAGGACGCGCTGGAGCGCTGCAGCACCGAGCGCGCGCCGTGGTACGTGATCCCAGCCGACCACAAGTGGTTCCGCAACTTCGCCGTGGCGCGCATCGTCGCCGACACGCTCGACGAGATGGACATACGAATCCCGCCGCCGAGCGTCGACATCGCCGAGATGCGCCGCAAGTACCACGAAGCGGCCTGCGGGTAG
- a CDS encoding AAA family ATPase produces the protein MISSPLVAPRLVGRDDECAFLMRRLDDVLQRGAAALTLVEGDPGMGKTRLIAELQRRAGELHALTISAFSLEHVREPYAPFALAVARAIEAAPPALAAELRAIAAALDPDVALHKVKRLRAVAAALRAIARERAVAIFFEDVHWADRASLDLLAFFAVELAATPLFVLATQRPAEMPPALAGALRVGAHTVRLGPLADRDVATLLRETLRRHGSIGADRLRRIVELAGGNPLFALELLRNAVAGAADDVAPAIAYPIVQRWESLDRAAREILVAAAATGEIEPAFVAQAVARDVEDVENALERARRFQLVELERGSGRWRFAHALTRAAIEAELAPRRRPAIHRKIGELLEARGEGVEPARLAYHWGFAADGERAARYNEAAGDRAVALHDYGTAQRCFGAALRTAPADPATRGRLNEKLASAALIEAASSRAAEPIEAALRAYEALGDRLGVARMEMHRSRRAWFDEDAAGALAAAERALAAAEPFGPSAQLFDVRVRLAQIHQIHGRVPETRRELDAAGALLECATDDARIRFLNARAMFRADAWEIEGFVADYRAAIELAERLGHVELLVSTQNNFALNALLTGRRDEALRALEAGIATSYEFGMRWHVSNDLLSLSRVRYVFGDLMGARQALADALASAYEARRLEVWSAGYGIPIALALNDDELLARCASPGVFDEALASGGVSEIALVGCAFAELAQARGDAVAAASVLARALAALRDDARPLHLCAAVAQFGREDDLARARALLDAPARDRSRAAERALFDAYAALRKRRRAEAAQLALAAAETYGELSWVLQQARALELAGREADALRIYRGAGGVRDAERLERTGRAADPLAPLTPREREIAGLVLAGRSNREAGALLGLSERTVGNHVQSIFNRLGIGSRRELAEHVSAVRSE, from the coding sequence ATGATCTCGTCGCCGCTCGTCGCGCCGAGACTGGTCGGCCGCGACGACGAGTGCGCCTTTTTGATGCGCCGTCTCGACGACGTTCTGCAGCGCGGCGCCGCCGCGCTCACGCTGGTCGAAGGCGATCCCGGAATGGGAAAGACGCGGCTGATCGCCGAGCTGCAGCGGCGCGCCGGCGAGCTGCACGCGCTCACCATCTCGGCGTTCTCGCTCGAGCACGTGCGCGAGCCGTACGCGCCGTTCGCGCTCGCCGTCGCGCGCGCGATCGAAGCCGCGCCGCCGGCGCTGGCCGCCGAGCTGCGCGCGATCGCCGCCGCGCTCGACCCCGACGTCGCGCTGCACAAGGTGAAGCGGCTGCGCGCCGTCGCCGCCGCGCTGCGCGCGATCGCGCGCGAGCGCGCGGTCGCGATCTTCTTCGAGGACGTGCACTGGGCGGACCGCGCGTCGCTCGACCTGCTGGCGTTCTTCGCCGTGGAGCTCGCCGCGACGCCGCTGTTCGTGCTCGCCACCCAGCGGCCGGCCGAGATGCCGCCCGCGCTCGCCGGCGCGTTGCGCGTCGGCGCGCACACCGTGCGCCTCGGACCGCTCGCCGACCGCGACGTCGCGACGCTGCTGCGCGAGACGCTGCGCCGCCACGGCAGCATCGGCGCCGACCGGCTGCGGCGGATCGTCGAGCTCGCCGGCGGCAACCCGCTCTTCGCGCTCGAGCTCTTGCGCAACGCGGTAGCGGGCGCCGCCGACGACGTCGCGCCGGCGATCGCGTACCCGATCGTGCAGCGCTGGGAGTCGCTCGACCGCGCGGCGCGCGAGATCCTCGTCGCGGCGGCGGCGACCGGCGAGATCGAGCCGGCGTTCGTCGCGCAAGCCGTCGCGCGAGACGTCGAGGACGTCGAGAACGCGCTCGAGCGCGCGCGCCGTTTTCAGCTCGTCGAGCTGGAGCGCGGTTCGGGGCGCTGGCGCTTTGCGCACGCGCTCACGCGCGCGGCGATCGAGGCGGAGCTCGCGCCGCGCCGCCGGCCGGCGATCCACCGCAAGATCGGCGAGCTGCTCGAAGCGCGCGGCGAGGGCGTGGAGCCGGCCCGGCTCGCCTACCACTGGGGCTTCGCCGCCGACGGCGAGCGCGCCGCGCGCTACAACGAAGCCGCCGGTGACCGCGCCGTCGCGCTTCACGACTACGGCACCGCGCAGCGCTGCTTCGGCGCCGCGCTGCGCACCGCACCGGCGGACCCGGCGACGCGCGGCCGGCTCAACGAGAAGCTCGCCTCCGCCGCGCTGATCGAAGCGGCGTCGTCGCGCGCGGCCGAGCCGATCGAAGCGGCGCTGCGCGCGTACGAGGCGCTCGGCGACCGGCTCGGCGTCGCGCGCATGGAGATGCACCGCTCGCGGCGCGCGTGGTTCGACGAGGACGCCGCCGGCGCGCTCGCCGCCGCGGAACGCGCGCTCGCGGCGGCCGAGCCGTTCGGCCCCTCGGCGCAGCTCTTCGACGTGCGCGTCCGCCTCGCGCAGATCCACCAGATTCACGGCCGCGTCCCGGAGACGCGCCGCGAGCTCGACGCCGCCGGCGCGCTGCTCGAGTGCGCGACGGACGACGCGCGAATCCGTTTTCTGAACGCGCGCGCGATGTTTCGCGCCGACGCCTGGGAGATCGAGGGCTTTGTCGCCGACTACCGCGCGGCGATCGAGCTCGCGGAACGGCTCGGGCACGTCGAGCTGCTCGTCAGCACGCAGAACAACTTCGCGCTGAACGCGCTGCTGACGGGCCGCCGCGATGAAGCGCTGCGCGCGCTCGAAGCCGGGATCGCGACCTCGTACGAGTTCGGGATGCGCTGGCACGTCTCGAACGATCTGCTCTCGCTCTCGCGCGTGCGCTACGTCTTCGGCGACCTCATGGGCGCGCGCCAAGCGCTGGCCGACGCGCTGGCGTCGGCGTACGAAGCGCGCCGGCTCGAAGTGTGGTCGGCCGGCTACGGCATCCCGATCGCGCTGGCGCTGAACGACGACGAGCTGCTCGCGCGTTGCGCGAGCCCCGGCGTCTTCGACGAAGCGCTGGCGAGCGGCGGGGTCTCGGAGATTGCGCTCGTCGGCTGCGCGTTCGCGGAACTGGCGCAGGCGCGCGGCGACGCCGTCGCGGCCGCCTCGGTGCTGGCGCGCGCGCTCGCCGCGCTGCGCGACGACGCGCGCCCGCTGCACCTGTGCGCTGCGGTCGCGCAGTTCGGGCGAGAAGACGATCTTGCGCGCGCCCGAGCGCTGCTCGATGCGCCGGCGCGCGACCGCTCGCGGGCCGCCGAGCGCGCGCTCTTCGACGCGTACGCCGCGCTGCGCAAGCGGCGGCGCGCCGAGGCGGCGCAGCTCGCGCTCGCCGCCGCCGAAACATACGGCGAGCTAAGCTGGGTCTTGCAGCAGGCGCGCGCGCTCGAGCTCGCCGGCCGCGAAGCGGACGCGCTGCGGATCTACCGCGGCGCCGGCGGCGTGCGCGACGCCGAACGGCTCGAGCGCACGGGGCGCGCCGCCGACCCGCTCGCGCCGCTGACGCCGCGCGAGCGCGAGATCGCCGGGCTCGTCCTCGCCGGGCGCTCGAACCGCGAGGCGGGCGCGTTGCTCGGGCTCAGCGAGCGGACGGTGGGGAACCACGTCCAGTCGATCTTCAACCGGCTCGGGATCGGCTCGCGCCGCGAGCTCGCCGAGCACGTCTCCGCCGTGCGCTCTGAGTAG